One Trichoderma asperellum chromosome 5, complete sequence genomic region harbors:
- a CDS encoding uncharacterized protein (BUSCO:EOG092D0I6N), with product MSGRFLAASLRPVAARNTSTAAVRHLHRFPTGGLLRADASIREARKRMWFGGNSIHNLVIARNASFVRLLPKLVVKFARIPALFGGLAIGGFAWVQYQATQAGNYAISLFSTTFDTVSGTASSLYGSAKDVADQTRQGWESTKERIEVPEWLKNMLGTHEETGSGGSGGPNGDPKHSKVGAAAAVGASAAAVGYDKTEDDDSRNPLQASKDDQMMVLTKKMIEIRSILQKVGQSSSLTLPSIVVIGSQSSGKSSVLEAIVGHEFLPKGSNMVTRRPIELTLVNTPESAEEYGEFPDLGLRKISDFSSIQRTLTELNLAVSDAECVSDDPIHLTIYSRNVPDLSLIDLPGYIQVVGQNQPLQLKQKISELCDKYIQPPNVILAISAADVDLANSAALRASRRVDPRGERTIGVITKMDLVDPSRGANILNDTQYPLRLGYVGVVTKAPLSQGLFKMGSSDLLAAISKNENSYFSSHPLEFGPEAGVNVGTLNLRKTLMRVLEQTMSSSLQSTSDAIRQELEEATYEFKVQYNDRPLSAESYLAESLDAFKHSFKQFTEEFGRPEMHEILKSALDQKVLDLLAARYWNKPVTDLAQAKLDLDNLADLPKSDPDSLYWRRQLDASTSALTKLGVGRLATTVIAASLQAHVDKLLANSSFVSHPFAKKAITDAASTILNERFYSTSDQVENCIKPFKFDIEVDEREWNQGREHVGTVLKKELQDCEAALASLEPAVGGRRKLKEVMAFVDKARKGDIVVEGDGRSGAGGFSAALLSKGREAVFLRDRADLIKMRMLAVKSKQCNNPKNKYYCPEVFLDAAATKLASTAVLFLNVELLSEFYYNFPRELDLRLGRHLSAEEVEKFAKEDPKIRRHLDVIRRKELLELVLEKMESLRQLEGRDRDHGANSRRGAANKERGRWGLF from the exons ATGAGCGGCCGGTTCCTCGCAGCTAGTCTGCGGCCTGTGGCGGCGCGAAATACCTCCACCGCGGCCGTCCGCCACTTACACCGATTTCCAACTGGAGGGCTGCTACGAGCAGATGCCTCAATTCGAGAAGCTAGAAAGCGCATGTGGTTTGGGGGCAACTCCATCCACAACCTGGTCATCGCACGAAATGCGTCCTTTGTTCGACTTCTACCCAAATTGGTGGTGAAGTTTGCTAGAATCCCTGCCTTATTTGGTGGCTTGGCCATTGGTGGCTTTGCCTGGGTTCAGTATCAGGCCACAC AGGCTGGCAATTATGCCATTTCACTCTTCAGCACAACCTTTGACACGGTGAGCGGCACGGCATCCAGCCTATACGGATCTGCCAAAGATGTAGCGGATCAAACACGCCAAGGCTGGGAAAGCACAAAGGAACGAATAGAGGTCCCTGAATGGTTGAAGAACATGCTAGGGACGCACGAGGAAACCGGCTCTGGCGGATCAGGAGGACCCAATGGCGATCCTAAGCACAGTAAAGttggcgccgctgctgccgtgGGCGCTTCAGCTGCCGCTGTTGGTTACGACAAAACTGAAGACGACGATTCACGAAATCCACTACAAGCGTCTAAAGATGATCAGATGATGGTATtaacgaagaagatgattgaGATTCGGAGCATACTGCAAAAGGTCGGCCAGTCCAGCTCTCTCACTCTGCCATCTATCGTTGTCATTGGTTCGCAATCGTCTGGAAAGAGCTCAGTGTTGGAAGCCATCGTGGGCCACGAATTTCTACCAAAGGGAAGCAATATGGTTACTCGGAGACCGATCGAATTGACTCTGGTCAACACACCAGAGTCGGCTGAGGAATATGGAGAATTTCCAGACCTTGGTTTACGCAAAATCTCTGATTTTTCTTCGATTCAGCGAACATTGACAGAGCTAAATTTGGCTGTTTCGGACGCAGAGTGTGTCTCGGACGACCCCATTCACTTGACGATATATTCGCGCAATGTTCCTGATCTTTCTCTCATCGATCTCCCCGGCTACATCCAGGTTGTAGGACAAAACCAACCCCTACAGCTGAAGCAGAAGATATCTGAATTATGTGACAAATACATCCAACCGCCAAACGTAATTCTTGCCATCTCCGCTGCAGATGTCGATTTAGCGAACTCGGCAGCTCTTAGAGCGTCGCGGAGAGTCGATCCCCGAGGCGAACGAACCATTGGAGTCATTACCAAGATGGACTTGGTAGATCCTTCCCGCGGTGCTAACATTCTTAACGATACACAATATCCTCTACGGCTGGGTTACGTCGGGGTTGTGACAAAAGCACCGCTCTCACAAGGTTTGTTTAAGATGGGTTCTTCAGACCTACTTGCAGCGATCTCCAAGAATGAAAATTCCTACTTTTCGTCGCATCCTCTTGAGTTTGGGCCAGAGGCAGGCGTCAACGTGGGCACATTGAATCTTCGAAAGACATTAATGCGTGTTCTGGAACAAACAATGTCATCCAGCTTACAGAGCACAAGCGACGCCATTAGACAGGAGTTGGAAGAGGCAACCTACGAATTCAAAGTTCAGTATAACGATCGCCCTCTCTCTGCGGAATCTTACCTTGCCGAAAGCCTCGATGCTTTCAAGCATTCATTTAAGCAATTTACCGAGGAATTTGGGCGTCCAGAAATGCATGAGATTTTAAAGAGCGCTCTTGATCAGAAAGTTCTGGACCTGCTAGCCGCACGTTACTGGAACAAGCCAGTGACGGATTTGGCACAGGCGAAATTGGATCTCGACAATCTCGCTGACCTCCCCAAGTCCGATCCCGATTCTCTTTATTGGCGTCGTCAGCTAGATGCTTCGACCTCAGCCCTCACAAAGCTAGGAGTCGGGCGCTTGGCAACCACAGTCATCGCAGCATCTCTCCAAGCACATGTCGATAAATTGCTTGCAAACTCGAGTTTTGTGAGCCATCCTTTTGCTAAGAAAGCCATAACTGACGCCGCATCAACCATTCTCAATGAAAGATTTTATAGCACCAGTGATCAGGTTGAAAACTGCATCAAACCCTTCAAATTCGACATTGAGGTTGATGAAAGAGAGTGGAATCAAGGCCGCGAGCACGTTGGCACTGTTCTAAAGAAGGAGCTGCAAGATTGCGAGGCTGCCCTGGCAAGCTTGGAGCCAGCTGTCGGTGGCCGCAGGAAGCTAAAGGAAGTGATGGCCTTTGTGGACAAGGCGCGAAAGGGTGACATCGTTGTAGAGGGCGACGGGCGAAGTGGTGCGGGAGGATTTAGCGCTGCCCTCCTCAGTAAAG GGAGAGAAGCTGTCTTCCTTCGAGATAGGGCCGATCTTATCAAGATGCGAATGCTGGCTGTCAAGTCGAAGCAGTGCAACAATCCCAAAAACAAATATTATTGCCCAGAAGTCTTTTTGGACGCTGCAGCTACTAAACTGGCTTCCACAGCTGTTCTCTTCCTCAACGTGGAATTGCTGTCAGAGTTTTACTATAACTTCCCGCGAGAGCTAGATCTTCGTCTCGGACGGCATCTATCCGCAGAGGAAGTTGAGAAGTTCGCCAAGGAAGATCCCAAGATCCGCCGACATCTTGATGTCATCCGGAGGAAAGAGCTTTTGGAATTGGTACttgagaagatggaaagTCTCCGGCAACTAGAaggaagagacagagaccATGGAGCGAActcaagaagaggagcagctAACAAAGAACGTGGACGATGGGGGCTCTTCTGA
- a CDS encoding uncharacterized protein (EggNog:ENOG41) has protein sequence MASSEVDQKYLGRLARAVENDNTILSSTLFKILGLSLRLSEKLVEVKKQRKPDATLHENIMRILWLAREGLKMLQEYVIPFVSNCVELKVLAYKLRASFHHIFVLFRNQPRVSNMPGWDPDAVSAEREKEIISADDYQQTMRHTLEGGPVGPPPGFEAPVSALSLSFLLPAKDYLPTAHQYFEEAAQLADRLLWGSHSLRLSVKTEYAAFLYECVHDADGSRSLARSTINEVYEATEGMDDDMFRDACELVTVLGKMMKRGLGSSNTLHSKAQVPHSVHSNETTPPIGMENPI, from the coding sequence ATGGCATCATCTGAGGTGGATCAAAAGTATCTGGGGCGATTAGCCAGGGCAGTCGAAAATGATAATACCATACTCTCATCAACACTCTTCAAGATCCTGGGCCTCTCCCTCAGGCTTTCTGAGAAGCTCGTCGAGGTGAAGAAGCAGCGCAAGCCAGATGCAACCCTCCATGAAAACATCATGCGCATCCTTTGGTTAGCGCGTGAAGGGCTCAAAATGCTGCAAGAATATGTCATTCCTTTTGTCAGTAACTGCGTCGAATTAAAGGTTTTGGCCTATAAGCTACGCGCCAGCTTCCATCACATCTTTGTCCTGTTTCGAAATCAGCCTCGCGTTTCTAATATGCCGGGCTGGGATCCCGATGCCGTATCAGCTGAACGTGAGAAAGAGATCATTAGTGCGGATGACTACCAACAAACAATGCGTCACACTCTTGAAGGGGGTCCTGTTGGCCCTCCTCCTGGCTTTGAAGCTCCGGTCTCGGCTCTCTCGCTTTCTTTCCTCCTACCTGCTAAAGACTATCTGCCCACAGCCCACCAGTATTTTGAAGAGGCTGCACAATTGGCTGATAGACTTCTCTGGGGCTCTCACTCGCTGCGGTTGTCAGTGAAGACGGAATACGCTGCGTTTCTCTACGAATGTGTCCATGACGCCGATGGCAGCCGCAGTCTGGCGAGAAGTACAATAAATGAGGTCTATGAAGCGACAGAAGGCATGGATGATGACATGTTTCGGGATGCTTGTGAATTGGTCACCGTGTTggggaagatgatgaagcgtGGCCTCGGATCTAGCAACACGCTTCACAGCAAAGCTCAGGTGCCACACTCTGTTCATTCCAATGAGACTACTCCTCCCATTGGCATGGAAAATCCAATATAG
- a CDS encoding uncharacterized protein (EggNog:ENOG41~TransMembrane:7 (i40-61o287-303i315-341o353-371i383-409o421-442i483-502o)) yields the protein MIWYLLYPLRGTTEAPVLAPSHPFRRAVARYGRNASRNAIGTLLASAGVASLLIYPVPFLYTTDFVSAASNLPHHAWTAAQPLRYDAAITPDIIMRSIWIHSSYMQALSPDVLLSALELQDELLGTTQDFNPGRYSGLPPPGDPNAPLSPAQRDALHVVNGLTDQSWAFQSPLLYWNCSRERILADEDILATVNDRKNQSTPANITLRHSIVFSGKRFEDRRLLAADALVITLLYRNASPVGRHWEDVAPSLPAKVGDKWDIYPANGQVSGSQLYEFKFRPITAQDSIIFAVAYAVALLYFLINLTKLRAIKSKFGLIVTVIAQILLSIVSSLTVCAFLNLDLSRIPRAAYPLIVLIMSLDHILRLMNALIRTPSEDSTSNRIGYAFGEIAPAALATSIQNCAILIALSRVVSPGVSEFCIFAAVAIVLDTFYLSTFFLSVLSVDVRRMELGDALAKESMRRNRNANYSRNSSWVKRIVQGKIALSTRVAGTLVVLGFVFIAQSRFFSDRDISRRLSQLYGGKNLEPSLPSPLKTSLLNEIHQARSPTSWLLLQDHDAAHEIIRIIKPSAYSYIARVYEPLVFVKKGSNRAPRMKESILSPAVLDFINHQLTPLVFIDVLVVFLLRRLTAYLLPDDKAKREGLSDSSEEPSLGVKTLSGGHCLDIAMLAYSSGGYAVSVGLDRKICLWSLNNEDRCFTISDPERDIGIKFPVLAIAIDEDSEWLAILSSDAVTFWNIATNVQGPIIAAETYNQKPTAFFLDPNVSSNIPRPVIVWKNGTVVDIEPASGESREFMLCSGLTCARQLISIAGEHQSPTVFLIATSRNGDIHVVERIGMSWGEQKVFTGKLVVDEIHQVVPLSPLAYFLASSKSDVHLINLNDGSTAWSFSIENLRPRSLDCAFSCHRASNAMSIGLKSFTLSYQALDSGDGILHTFTPHEDDDAIFLQNYGIDRAISGWCGWSEAVQTTKRIDNPGVWRLLYDGSAIGLRRRPRTESRNRQQKAISSVRNRLPNAKSQEVGAFNCWELWRAAPGDRQDIDEITPLFPSDEDPGQMIVCEPGPGVKFGESSVAFAFGNVIKVATLSGYKPSGINEVSHESLMNMPTRRRKGGTMARPTGT from the exons ATGATCTGGTACTTGCTCTATCCGCTGCGAGG AACAACAGAGGCACCTGTCCTCGCACCATCTCACCCGTTTCGACGAGCTGTTGCTCGCTACGGCCGAAATGCGTCTCGCAATGCCATCGGGACGCTGCTGGCCTCGGCCGGCGTTGCTTCACTGCTAATATACCCGGTGCCATTTCTGTACACCACCGATTTCGTCAGCGCGGCGTCGAACCTCCCTCACCATGCATGGACCGCCGCCCAGCCGCTCCGCTACGACGCCGCCATCACTCCCGACATCATCATGCGTTCCATATGGATCCATTCGAGCTATATGCAAGCATTGAGCCCGGACGTCCTCCTGTCGGCTCTCGAGCTACAAGACGAGCTTCTGGGCACAACTCAAGACTTCAACCCTGGCAGGTATTCCGGCCTGCCTCCTCCCGGTGACCCCAATGCGCCCCTATCGCCAGCCCAACGCGATGCTCTCCACGTCGTCAATGGCCTGACCGACCAGTCGTGGGCATTTCAATCGCCGCTGCTGTACTGGAACTGCTCCCGCGAACGAATTCTGGCCGACGAAGATATCCTGGCAACCGTCAACGACAGGAAGAACCAATCCACACCGGCAAACATCACCTTACGGCACTCTATTGTTTTTAGTGGCAAGCGATTTGAAGATCGCCGTTTACTAGCCGCCGACGCCCTCGTCATTACGCTCTTGTACCGAAATGCGTCGCCTGTTGGTCGCCATTGGGAGGACGTCGCGCCATCTTTACCCGCCAAGGTAGGGGACAAATGGGACATATATCCTGCAAACGGCCAAGTCTCAGGCAGCCAGCTCTATGAGTTTAAATTCAGGCCGATTACTGCTCAAGATTCAATCATTTTTGCCGTGGCCTATGCGGTCGCCCTCCTATATTTCCTCATAAACCTAACGAAGCTCCGCGCTATCAAATCCAAGTTTGGCCTCATAGTCACCGTCATTGCCCAGATATTGCTTTCGATTGTGTCTAGTCTCACTGTCTGCGCTTTCTTGAACCTCGATCTTTCCCGTATTCCGCGGGCCGCATACCCCTTAATAGTGCTGATAATGAGCCTGGATCATATCCTTCGGCTGATGAACGCATTGATTCGCACTCCTTCGGAAGATAGTACGAGCAACAGGATAGGGTATGCTTTTGGCGAGATTGCGCCCGCTGCCTTGGCAACCTCCATCCAGAACTGTGCGATTCTAATAGCATTGTCACGCGTTGTCTCGCCAGGCGTTTCCGAATTCTGCATCTTTGCGGCGGTTGCAATTGTGCTTGATACTTTCTATCTATCtaccttcttcctctctgtcCTCAGTGTTGATGTGCGTCGAATGGAGCTTGGGGATGCTCTCGCAAAAGAGTCTATGCGTCGTAACCGCAATGCGAACTACAGTCGCAACTCCTCCTGGGTGAAACGCATAGTTCAAGGGAAGATTGCATTATCAACACGAGTCGCTGGAACACTCGTCGTCCTGGGCTTCGTATTTATCGCCCAATCTCGTTTTTTCAGCGATAGAGATATTTCTCGGCGGCTATCTCAGTTATATGGCGGCAAAAATTTAGAGCCCAGCCTCCCATCTCCTTTGAAGACATCTCTACTGAACGAAATCCACCAAGCAAGGAGTCCTACTTCTTGGCTACTGCTGCAAGACCACGATGCAGCTCATGAAATAATTCGCATCATAAAGCCTTCAGCCTATAGCTACATAGCCAGAGTCTATGAGCCTTTGGTTTTTGTAAAAAAGGGATCCAATCGAGCGCCTCGGATGAAAGAGTCGATTTTATCACCAGCAGTACTCGATTTTATCAATCATCAGCTCACTCCGCTCGTTTTCATAGACGTTCTTGTGGTTTTTCTGCTCCGCCGACTTACAGCCTATCTTTTACCAGATGACAAAGCGAAGCGAGAAGGGCTCAGTGATTCTAGCGAGGAGCCTAGCCTGGGAGTTAAAACATTGTCCGGAGGGCATTGCCTTGATATAGCTATGCTCGCATATTCCTCTGGAGGATACGCTGTGTCTGTTGGCTTGGACCGTAAAATTTGCCTGTGGAGTCTTAACAACGAGGATCGATGCTTCACAATCTCTGACCCAGAAAGAGATATCGGGATTAAATTTCCCGTACTTGCAATTGCCATTGATGAGGACTCGGAGTGGCTAGCAATTCTGTCATCGGATGCTGTCACTTTTTGGAACATTGCAACCAACGTGCAAGGCCCTATCATAGCTGCGGAAACCTACAATCAGAAGCCAACAGCTTTCTTCTTAGATCCGAATGTATCATCAAACATTCCAAGACCCGTTATAGTATGGAAGAATGGAACCGTCGTAGATATTGAACCGGCTTCAGGAGAAAGCCGCGAGTTCATGCTTTGTTCCGGGCTAACCTGCGCACGCCAACTTATAAGTATAG CTGGCGAGCATCAAAGTCCGACTGTTTTCCTTATAGCAACATCTCGAAATGGAGATATACATGTTGTAGAAAGAATCGGGATGTCGTGGGGAGAGCAGAAAGTTTTTACAGGAAAGCTTGTGGTTGATGAAATACATCAAGTTGTACCGCTTTCGCCTCTCGCCTATTTTCTTGCATCGTCAAAGTCGGACGTTCATCTCATAAACCTGAATGATGGATCTACTGCTTGGAGCTTCTCGATAGAGAACTTGCGACCGCGTTCGCTCGACTGTGCTTTCTCCTGCCATCGGGCATCAAACGCCATGTCAATAGGGCTCAAATCTTTCACACTCAGCTACCAGGCGCTGGACTCCGGTGACGGTATCTTACACACCTTTACACCTCATGAGGACGATGACGCTATTTTTCTGCAGAATTATGGTATTGATCGTGCAATCAGCGGATGGTGTGGTTGGTCTGAAGCAGTACAAACAACGAAACGCATAGACAACCCTGGTGTTTGGAGACTTCTGTATGATGGTAGTGCAATTGGGCTTCGTCGTCGGCCCCGTACCGAATCGAGGAACCGACAGCAGAAAGCTATTTCGAGCGTGCGAAACCGCCTACCGAACGCAAAGAGTCAGGAAGTTGGGGCTTTCAACTGCTGGGAGTTGTGGAGAGCGGCACCTGGTGACCGTCAAGATATAGATGAAATCACACCTCTTTTCCCCAGTGATGAAGACCCGGGGCAAATGATTGTCTGCGAGCCGGGTCCCGGTGTCAAATTTGGGGAGTCATCGGTCGCTTTTGCATTTGGCAATGTTATAAAGGTAGCAACATTGAGCGGGTACAAGCCGTCGGGAATCAATGAGGTAAGCCATGAATCGCTAATGAATATGCCTACGAGACGTCGGAAGGGAGGGACAATGGCCAGGCCAACGGGGACCTAA
- a CDS encoding uncharacterized protein (TransMembrane:6 (i92-110o116-139i160-178o212-228i249-272o278-300i)~EggNog:ENOG41~BUSCO:EOG092D33FU), with amino-acid sequence MTSEAESPQGGSQAPAAPNPFNFQTQVISTTPVKSNVGQRRGHRYKHSSVSAQHQIFQEPPPRPPPVLPASLPTPTLKEAWKSLQRDQRMRLYWGLCHVAIAMFIFYRSGGSLAAMALSHLVFFDAGSAAVCVVVDVLGNFEVWRRSSIRHPFGLERAEILAGFAMSIFLLFGGFDLLSHNLKHILESVGDHEAHHEHEHAHDHVSANSLDLVSAAAIASTLVSAYGLKNHARIAKVMRVSYLATLPSILSNPFHFFTLFFSALIALLPLLSISLYDWLDRLICAVISLAMFSLGMRVAVAQGLMLLMSYGGNRGDVGVSAVLREIESESGIARIDGAQFWQVHYGLCMANLKVIITNGYDELALGKLRNRISTLIQNRLGEGYGNGGNVRWEVTVETTVDTTI; translated from the exons ATGACATCGGAGGCAGAGTCTCCGCAGGGCGGCAGCCAGGCGCCTGCTGCTCCCAATCCCTTCAATTTCCAAACGCAGGTGATATCGACCACACCTGTTAAATCG AACGTCGGCCAGCGTCGCGGGCACCGGTATAAGCATAGCAGCGTGTCGGCCCAGCATCAGATCTTCCAAGAACCGCCTCCAAGACCACCGCCCGTCCTTCCAGCATCGCTCCCCACACCCACCCTTAAAGAAGCCTGGAAAAGCTTACAGCGAGACCAGCGTATGCGCCTCTACTGGGGCCTGTGCCATGTCGCCATTGCCATGTTCATATTTTACAGATCGGGAGGCTCTCTTGCTGCAATGGCCTTGTCTcatctcgtcttctttgacGCGGGCAGCGCCGCTGTCTGCGTGGTGGTTGATGTCCTGGGCAATTTCGAAGTGTGGCGTCGTAGCAGCATTAGACATCCCTTTGGGCTTGAACGAGCGGAGATTCTTGCGGGCTTCGCCATGTCTATTTTCCTCCTGTTTGGAGGGTTTGACCTGCTCTCGCACAATCTTAAACACATCCTCGAGTCGGTTGGGGACCACGAAGCTCATCATGAACATGAACATGCTCACGACCACGTCTCCGCCAACTCCCTTGACCTCGTGTCGGCTGCTGCAATTGCGAGCACGCTTGTATCAGCTTATGGTTTGAAAAATCATGCTCGGATTGCCAAGGTCATGAGAGTTTCATATCTGGCTACCTTGCCTAGCATACTCTCCAACCCTTTCCATTTTTTCACCCTATTCTTCTCCGCTCTAATTGCACTGTTGCCCCTTCTATCTATTTCTTTGTACGACTGGCTCGACCGGCTGATCTGTGCCGTCATTTCTCTTGCAATGTTTAGTTTGGGCATGCGTGTTGCTGTTGCCCAGGGGCTTATGCTCCTCATGTCGTATGGCGGGAATAGAGGTGATGTTGGCGTCTCAGCCGTTCTCCGTGAGATTGAATCCGAATCAGGCATTGCCCGCATAGACGGTGCTCAATTCTGGCAAGTCCACTATGGCTTGTGTATGGCCAACTTGAAAGTCATCATTACAAATGGGTATGATGAACTTGCACTGGGAAAGCTGCGCAATCGGATTTCTACCTTGATACAGAATAGATTAGGAGAAGGTTATGGCAACGGGGGCAATGTGAGGTGGGAAGTCACTGTAGAAACGACTGTTGACACAACTATTTGA